Proteins co-encoded in one Ziziphus jujuba cultivar Dongzao chromosome 9, ASM3175591v1 genomic window:
- the LOC107427565 gene encoding transcription factor bHLH121 — MDRIKDEALIPPNSSPSEFRQLPLDPHLLSNRSQPSSSQRAEGEIKDCLAARKTQKADREKLRRDRLNEQFVELGSALDPDRPKNDKATILADTIQLLKDLTSQVDKLKAEHAMLTEESRELTQEKTDLREEKATLKSDIENLNIQCQQRFRTIYPWTAIDHSVVMAPPSYPFPVPMAMPPGSIPMHPHMQPYPFYGNQNPGVIPNPCSTFVPYVTPSTLVEQQSAQYVSPFVQHGSRSNASGEQDSRNKSSGESKIEKNEDSNDITTDLELKTPGSASDQELTSGQAKSQKSAREENNIMEKSCSSRCSSSRSVQDSSSNSIVSGRDADG; from the exons ATGGATCGGATCAAAGATGAAGCTTTGATTCCCCCAAATTCATCACCATCTGAATTTCGTCAACTCCCTTTGGATCCCCACCTTCTCTCCAATCGCTCGCAACCCAGTTCAAG CCAGAGGGCTGAAGGGGAAATCAAGGATTGTCTAGCTGCGAGAAAGACTCAGAAAGCTGACCGGGAGAAGTTGAGGAGGGATCGACTAAACGAGCAGTTTGTTGAGTTGGGAAGTGCTTTAG ATCCTGACCGACCCAAAAATGATAAAGCAACCATTTTAGCTGATACAATTCAATTACTGAAGGATTTGACATCACAAGTCGACAAACTTAAAGCTGAGCACGCTATGCTTACAGAAGAATCTCGTGAG TTGACTCAGGAGAAAACTGATCTCAGAGAAGAGAAGGCTACTCTTAAATCTGACATTGAGAATCTAAACATTCAATGTCAGCAGAGATTCAGGACTATTTACCCCTGGACAGCTATAGATCACTCCGTTGTCATGGCCCCACCTTCATACCCATTTCCAGTACCGATGGCAATGCCTCCAGGATCAATTCCCATGCATCCACATATGCAGCCATACCCGTTTTATGGAAATCAGAATCCAGGGGTCATTCCTAACCCATGTTCGACTTTTGTTCCATATGTAACTCCAAGCACCCTGGTGGAACAACAGTCTGCTCAATATGTATCCCCATTTGTGCAGCATGGAAGTCGATCCAATGCCTCAGGCGAGCAAGATTCCAGAAACAAGTCATCAGGAGAGAGcaaaattgagaaaaatgaGGATTCAAATGATATAACAACAGACCTGGAACTGAAGACGCCTGGATCTGCATCAGATCAG GAATTAACATCAGGACAGGCAAAATCACAAAAGTCTGCAAGGGAGGAAAACAACATAATGGAAAAGAGTTGTTCAAGTAGATGTTCTTCTTCCCGCAGTGTCCAGGATAGCTCATCTAATAGCATAGTTAGTGGTCGGGATGCCGATGGCTGA
- the LOC107427564 gene encoding protein XAP5 CIRCADIAN TIMEKEEPER, whose protein sequence is MSGMGDGYVGTSQDAVRIRRLEKQREAERQKIQELKTKSASDKGQPGLLQFGSSTSEILETAFKKETVGLVTREEYVEKRVNIRTKIEEEEKEKLQKLQQEEEELQLQKRKKRKIKGNSRLSFTDDIENGSEEEDGENENKDTVKFGRGKFGKDPTVETSFLPDSEREAEEQAARERLCRQWQLEQERIRNEPLEITYSYWDGAGHRRVIQARKGDTIGEFLRAVQQQLAPEFREIRTTSVENLLYVKEDLIIPHQHSFYELIVNKARGKSGPLFHFDVHEDVRTIADATIEKDESHAGKVVERHWYEKNKHIFPASRWEIYDPTKKWERYTIHGD, encoded by the exons atGTCGGGCATGGGAGACGGGTACGTGGGCACGTCCCAAGACGCCGTGAGGATCCGAAGGCTCGAGAAGCAGAGAGAAGCAGAGCGCCAGAAAATCCAGGAGCTCAAGACCAAGTCCGCCTCTGATAAGGGCCAGCCCGGTCTCCTTCAATTCGGCTCCAGTACCTCCGAG ATCCTTGAGACCGCGTTTAAGAAGGAAACTGTTGGTTTGGTTACAAGGGAGGAATATGTTGAGAAG AGAGTTAACATTCGGACCAAAATCGAggaggaagagaaagagaagctTCAGAAGCTACAACAAGA AGAGGAGGAGCTACAATTGCAAAAGCGGAAAAAGAGGAAGATAAAGGGGAATTCTCGTTTGTCATTCACTGATGACATTGAGAATGGAAGCGAAGAGGAAGATGGAGAAAACG AAAATAAAGACACAGTTAAATTTGGGAGAGGAAAATTTGGCAAAGACCCCACAGTGGAAACTAGCTTTTTGCCAGACAG TGAGCGTGAGGCTGAGGAACAAGCTGCGCGTGAAAGGTTATGTAGACAATGGCAACTGGAGCAGGAGCGGATACGAA ATGAGCCACTTGAAATCACTTACAGCTATTGGGATGGAGCAGGCCATAGGCGAGTGATCCAG GCACGGAAGGGTGATACCATTGGAGAGTTTCTTCGAGCTGTTCAACAACAACTTGCTCCTGAGTTTCGAGAGATTCGGACAACCTCTGTAGAGAATTTGCTTTATGTGAAAGAAGATCTCATCATTCCACAT CAGCATAGTTTCTATGAGCTGATTGTTAACAAGGCAAGGGGGAAGAGTGGACCG CTTTTTCACTTTGATGTGCATGAGGATGTACGAACAATTGCTGATGCAACGATAGAGAAAGATGAG TCTCATGCTGGAAAGGTTGTTGAAAGGCATTGGTATGAGAAGAACAAGCACATTTTCCCTGCTTCGAGATGGGAG ATATACGATCCAACAAAGAAATGGGAACGTTATACCATTCATGGCGACTGA
- the LOC107427583 gene encoding triosephosphate isomerase, chloroplastic: MAVASTSLASQLSGPKTINYAPNFSGLRRSSSKLENFQSMSSTQSLFQHLHSHLHLSSSRKGSRGVVTMAGTGKFFVGGNWKCNGTKDSISKLVSDLNSAKLEPDVDVVVAPPFVYLDQVKSSLSDRIEVSAQNSWVGKGGAFTGEISVEQLKDIGAKWVILGHSERRHIIGEDDQFIGKKAAYALNEGLGVIACIGELLDEREAGKTFDVCFQQLKAYADYVPSWDNIVIAYEPVWAIGTGKVATPQQAQEVHAALRDWLKKNVSAEVASKTRIIYGGSVNGGNSSELAKQEDIDGFLVGGASLKGPEFATIVNSVTSKKVAA, from the exons ATGGCGGTGGCCTCGACGTCTCTAGCATCCCAACTCTCAGGTCCCAAAACCATCAACTACGCTCCAAACTTCTCAGGTCTCCGGCGTTCATCCTCGAAACTCGAGAACTTCCAATCCATGTCTTCCACACAATCTCTATTCCAACACCTCCATTCCCATCTCCATCTCTCTTCCTCTCGCAAAGGCTCCAGAGGCGTTGTCACTATGGCCGGCACCGGAAAG TTTTTTGTTGGTGGAAATTGGAAGTGT AATGGCACAAAAGACTCTATTAGCAAGCTTGTGTCTGACTTGAATAGTGCAAAATTGGAGCCTGATGTTG ATGTTGTAGTAGCACCACCCTTTGTTTACCTTGATCAGGTGAAGAGCTCATTATCAGATCGGATAGAAGTATCTGCTCAGAACTCTTGGGTTGGAAAAGGTGGGGCTTTCACTGGAGAAATCAG TGTCgaacaattaaaagatattGGTGCCAAATGGGTTATTCTTGGGCATTCAGAAAGGAGGCATATAATTGGTGAAGATGATCAG TTTATTGGAAAGAAGGCTGCCTATGCCTTGAATGAAGGTCTTGGGGTAATAGCTTGCATTGGGGAACTACTAGACGAAAGGGAAGCTGGAAAAACTTTTGATGTCTGCTTTCAGCAGTTGAAGGCTTATGCAG ATTATGTGCCTAGTTGGGATAACATAGTTATTGCTTATGAGCCTGTATGGGCCATTGGGACCGGCAAGGTGGCTACGCCCCAACAAGCTCAGGAAGTACATGCAGCCCTTCGTGACTGGCTCAAAAAGAATGTCTCAGCAGAAGTTGCATCTAAAACACGAATAATATACGGAG GGTCCGTAAATGGAGGCAATAGCTCTGAGCTTGCAAAGCAGGAAGATATTGATGGTTTTCTTGTCGGTGGTGCTTCCTTAAAG GGTCCTGAATTTGCTACAATTGTGAATTCTGTGACATCCAAGAAAGTTGCTGCTTGA